A portion of the Candidatus Nitrosocosmicus arcticus genome contains these proteins:
- a CDS encoding proteasome subunit beta, giving the protein MAFQFMPGATAVGITYNDGVLLAAEKRVSYGNFVVNKNTKKTFNVTDHVGAACAGMVADMQVLVRQVSALSKIRKLETRRNVEPNSVAKLMSVIMFERRYYPLLTQVVVGGVTTGKPEIYTLDPLGSVLPDRYAAVGTGAEMALGVMDAEFSENLDEEKATNLALRAIRSSIQRDSASGDGIDILIINKNGTSENSYPVSPEK; this is encoded by the coding sequence ATGGCTTTTCAATTTATGCCCGGAGCAACAGCAGTTGGTATTACTTACAATGATGGAGTACTTTTGGCTGCTGAAAAGAGAGTTTCATATGGCAATTTCGTAGTTAATAAAAATACTAAAAAAACATTTAATGTTACTGATCATGTAGGTGCTGCCTGTGCAGGTATGGTTGCCGACATGCAGGTACTTGTACGACAGGTAAGCGCTTTATCAAAAATCAGGAAATTGGAAACTCGACGTAATGTTGAACCAAATTCGGTTGCAAAATTGATGTCCGTTATCATGTTTGAAAGAAGATACTACCCTCTACTGACTCAAGTTGTAGTAGGTGGTGTTACAACTGGAAAACCTGAAATTTATACTCTCGATCCGCTAGGCTCAGTTTTACCAGATAGATATGCTGCAGTAGGAACTGGCGCTGAAATGGCATTAGGAGTAATGGATGCAGAGTTCTCTGAAAACCTTGACGAGGAGAAAGCAACTAATTTAGCATTAAGAGCCATTCGATCATCCATTCAAAGGGATTCTGCAAGTGGTGATGGTATAGATATTTTAATCATTAATAAGAATGGAACAAGCGAAAATTCTTACCCTGTATCACCTGAAAAATAA
- a CDS encoding PUA domain-containing protein, giving the protein MTNSISCLKTYVISKKDTEKILKTIVNGWEEKISIPKTKNIKVFEIEEKKSILVIDSLVAVFISEEIILPFLGRTEVLEKFPSVIVDSGSIKFICNGAKILRPGIVEFGQFKKNDIVVAKEEKYGKYLSVGLALEDSINAKELQKGQIINNLHYVGDKFWNAFKEISFRI; this is encoded by the coding sequence ATGACGAATTCAATAAGCTGCTTGAAGACGTATGTGATATCCAAGAAAGATACGGAAAAAATACTCAAAACAATAGTCAATGGATGGGAGGAAAAGATATCGATTCCCAAAACTAAGAATATTAAAGTTTTTGAAATTGAAGAGAAAAAGAGTATCTTGGTTATCGATTCGCTTGTTGCAGTTTTCATTTCTGAGGAGATCATATTGCCTTTTTTAGGCAGAACGGAAGTACTGGAAAAATTCCCTTCGGTAATTGTAGACTCAGGTTCTATAAAGTTCATATGTAATGGAGCAAAGATATTGCGTCCAGGTATTGTGGAGTTTGGTCAATTCAAGAAGAATGACATAGTAGTAGCTAAGGAAGAAAAATATGGAAAATATTTATCTGTCGGTCTAGCATTGGAGGACAGCATTAACGCCAAGGAATTACAAAAGGGACAGATAATTAATAATCTACACTATGTTGGTGACAAATTCTGGAATGCTTTCAAGGAAATTTCATTTCGGATATGA
- the proS gene encoding proline--tRNA ligase, whose protein sequence is MDQKINKEFGISVKKDENFSEWYSQIIEKAGLADHISAKGFIILRPYGFAIWDLIKTYLDQKFKETGHLNGFLPCLIPESLLNKEEKHFKGFNPEVYWVTSSGDSLLSEKLALRPTSEALLYSIFPKWISSYRDLPLKMNFWNTALRAEIKSTKPFIRNSEFLWQEGHTAHVDKKEAEDEVMTILYLYKHFIEKVLSIPTISGYKSNKEKFVGADYTIALEGMMPDGKALQLGTSHNLGLNFSQPFEIKFLNKNNIEELVWQTSWGISWRLIGALIMVHGDDKGLILPPIVAPIQIIIIPIYKNVNEHLVKEHANRLKDSLVALGYRVFVDERDEFTAGWKYNEWEMKGVPVRINIGQRDIESNNVEIVRRDNRQKSIIPVENLSKEIEKIFQSLQSDLYCKAETYLKEKTKIITSFNDFKRNLDSYSGFMVTGWCGNEDCEVGVKENTGADIRVIPFDIKDLPAGLDVTYEVIKDCIYCGKKANKTVIFAKAY, encoded by the coding sequence TTGGACCAGAAAATCAACAAGGAATTTGGTATTAGTGTGAAAAAAGATGAAAATTTTAGCGAGTGGTATTCTCAAATAATAGAAAAAGCAGGACTGGCGGATCATATTTCAGCAAAAGGTTTTATTATTCTTAGGCCATATGGTTTTGCCATCTGGGACCTCATTAAGACCTACTTGGATCAGAAATTCAAAGAGACCGGACACCTTAATGGATTCTTACCATGCTTGATACCTGAAAGTCTGTTGAACAAAGAGGAAAAACATTTCAAGGGATTCAATCCCGAGGTCTATTGGGTAACGTCATCTGGTGATTCGTTGTTGAGTGAAAAATTAGCGCTGAGGCCCACAAGCGAGGCTCTACTTTATTCAATATTTCCAAAATGGATATCAAGCTATAGAGACCTTCCACTTAAAATGAATTTTTGGAATACCGCTTTGAGGGCTGAGATAAAGTCAACAAAACCCTTCATACGAAATTCGGAATTCTTGTGGCAAGAAGGTCATACCGCTCACGTTGACAAAAAAGAGGCGGAGGACGAAGTGATGACAATTTTATATCTTTACAAACATTTTATTGAAAAAGTCCTTTCAATTCCTACGATATCTGGCTATAAGAGTAACAAAGAGAAATTTGTTGGTGCAGACTATACAATTGCATTAGAGGGGATGATGCCTGATGGAAAAGCCCTACAACTGGGAACTTCCCATAATTTGGGTTTAAATTTTTCACAACCATTTGAAATTAAATTTTTGAACAAGAATAATATTGAAGAGCTTGTTTGGCAAACTTCCTGGGGAATATCCTGGAGATTGATTGGAGCCCTAATAATGGTTCATGGAGATGACAAAGGTTTGATTTTACCTCCAATTGTTGCTCCAATCCAAATAATTATTATTCCAATTTATAAAAATGTAAATGAACATTTAGTTAAAGAACACGCTAATAGATTAAAAGATAGTTTAGTGGCTTTGGGGTACAGGGTTTTTGTCGATGAAAGGGATGAGTTTACCGCTGGATGGAAATACAATGAATGGGAAATGAAAGGGGTTCCTGTCCGAATAAATATTGGACAAAGAGATATTGAAAGCAACAATGTAGAAATAGTGAGAAGAGACAATAGACAAAAAAGTATTATACCTGTAGAGAATTTGAGTAAAGAAATTGAGAAAATTTTTCAGAGTTTACAATCTGATTTGTATTGCAAAGCCGAAACCTATCTTAAAGAAAAGACAAAGATTATAACAAGTTTTAATGATTTCAAGAGGAATTTGGATAGTTATTCAGGATTTATGGTGACAGGCTGGTGTGGTAATGAAGATTGTGAAGTCGGAGTGAAGGAGAATACTGGAGCAGACATCAGAGTAATCCCGTTTGATATAAAAGACCTCCCGGCAGGCCTCGATGTGACGTATGAGGTAATTAAGGATTGTATTTATTGCGGAAAAAAGGCAAATAAGACCGTTATCTTTGCAAAAGCATATTGA
- a CDS encoding TetR/AcrR family transcriptional regulator, producing MCPKVTSQHKLEVRGRIIQSAIECFSNDGFDRTRMDEISLSADLSKGTLYNYFENKEDLFNAICEDSLDLLKVQLHHLFTKSRDDLISNAELFYENFQKLQKEGTAKVFFEALAESTRNPKLQKILFNHRLKIYKVVENYLQIQSDMGFIKADRNLAYVASGIVSLFDGITTASLIGIPENYNKKTWAVAIKAILSNLD from the coding sequence ATGTGTCCAAAGGTAACATCTCAACATAAGCTAGAAGTACGAGGTAGAATCATCCAATCAGCAATTGAATGCTTTTCTAATGATGGATTCGATCGAACTCGAATGGACGAAATATCTCTTTCAGCCGATTTAAGTAAAGGAACACTGTATAATTATTTTGAAAATAAAGAAGATTTATTTAATGCTATTTGTGAGGATAGTCTTGACCTATTGAAAGTTCAACTTCATCACTTATTTACTAAAAGTAGGGATGATCTAATATCAAACGCAGAGTTATTTTATGAAAACTTTCAAAAATTACAAAAAGAAGGAACTGCAAAAGTTTTTTTTGAGGCTTTAGCAGAATCAACACGCAATCCAAAACTGCAAAAAATCTTGTTTAATCATAGACTCAAAATCTATAAAGTTGTTGAAAACTATTTGCAGATCCAAAGTGATATGGGATTTATTAAAGCCGACAGGAATCTAGCCTATGTTGCCTCCGGGATAGTATCTTTGTTTGATGGGATTACCACAGCAAGTCTCATTGGGATCCCAGAAAATTATAATAAGAAAACTTGGGCCGTAGCGATAAAAGCGATATTGTCAAATTTAGACTAG
- a CDS encoding O-methyltransferase, whose protein sequence is MSDVDLNACSRIMKVLNELEKQSTLERSGLTDISHEDSMLAITNDTGKFFSILLSSMNAKKILEVGTSVGYSTLWIAYSFYQNKENSHLSKKNVTTIDNNPIKVKKALTNFKNAGVNDIIEIIEGNSLEVLKHLSNKVKENPDDRNQYYDFIFLDADKENLTEYFDLALSMVKKGGIIVTDNVLYPEEYRPTMSKYLEHIRKKDFVQSVTVPIGYGEEISLKIR, encoded by the coding sequence ATGTCAGACGTGGATCTTAACGCGTGTTCTAGAATCATGAAGGTTTTGAATGAGTTGGAAAAACAATCAACATTAGAAAGATCAGGCTTAACAGATATCTCCCATGAAGATTCGATGCTCGCGATTACCAATGACACCGGTAAATTTTTCAGTATCTTATTATCATCTATGAATGCCAAGAAGATATTAGAAGTAGGAACATCTGTTGGATATTCAACTCTATGGATAGCATATTCATTTTATCAGAATAAAGAAAACTCTCATTTGTCAAAAAAAAACGTTACAACCATAGATAATAATCCGATTAAAGTTAAGAAAGCATTAACAAATTTTAAGAATGCCGGAGTTAATGATATTATAGAAATAATCGAAGGAAATTCTCTAGAGGTCCTAAAGCATTTATCAAATAAAGTTAAAGAAAATCCAGACGATCGAAATCAATATTATGACTTCATTTTCTTGGATGCAGATAAAGAAAATTTGACAGAATATTTTGATTTAGCCCTATCAATGGTCAAGAAAGGTGGAATAATTGTAACAGATAATGTATTGTATCCTGAAGAGTATAGACCAACTATGTCTAAATATTTGGAACATATAAGAAAAAAAGATTTTGTTCAGTCGGTAACTGTCCCAATCGGATATGGTGAAGAAATAAGTCTAAAAATAAGGTGA
- a CDS encoding ATP-binding protein — MELKVHPSFFREFATKTWISPYEIVRELIENAFDEDATNVLVTVLDNGNVIIEDNAGMNSNSMDKFLILGSPHKAEETLSPKLKRLRTGRYGTGRLSFLTSFDQMKIKTRLDDFSKTISIDGNTLEELITGRAKLRESREPKLNRNGTEILLIGSKISIDINKLSKEIKKLSILKYPLFDVYIKSASDIKEWDISDSQVIRSPDIQGYKLEVNLDNPRITGEITIARRPLGQDEKGIAIMVGNHVVLRSTFGFDNKLSRVTGYVKCDQLTSRFADKSALIENDVYNNFNQKVKTFIIDQVLPSLTEYEDVLITREESKIYKEIDKVMGQAVLETLEPVEEIEGFESVEVSAPADENRIDDSTHPNDNLPANTYSVHGQENNRNDNVSFTSTELDKNYDLDIRDDRNELNSDSTFDDTDTKKDSKTSSSDNYIDNSDKILNNSEIPNSPNEFARNDSINRDGAFLTQTLNNNHNDHLSNNDNGMIRKTVRKPILKKTFTLKKIGYKVIPYEDETDPRYSFTNENIVFVNKAHSTYKVEAQRGDEFLFRHITNIVAEVVVGSKYPEARDILEIQNKLISEAIKIHDYSMLKK, encoded by the coding sequence ATGGAATTAAAAGTTCACCCATCATTTTTTAGAGAGTTTGCCACCAAAACGTGGATATCTCCCTACGAAATAGTGCGAGAACTTATTGAAAATGCCTTTGACGAAGATGCAACCAATGTCCTTGTAACTGTACTGGACAACGGCAATGTGATAATAGAAGATAATGCAGGGATGAACTCCAATTCAATGGACAAGTTTTTGATATTAGGCTCACCTCACAAAGCTGAAGAGACGTTGTCACCAAAATTGAAAAGATTAAGAACTGGAAGATACGGTACAGGACGATTATCCTTTTTGACCTCGTTTGATCAAATGAAAATCAAAACCCGGCTGGATGATTTTAGCAAAACTATATCTATTGACGGAAATACATTAGAAGAGCTGATTACCGGACGAGCAAAACTACGTGAGTCAAGGGAACCAAAACTCAACAGAAATGGCACTGAAATTTTGTTGATAGGATCTAAAATTAGCATTGACATAAACAAACTTTCCAAAGAGATTAAGAAACTCTCCATTTTAAAATATCCACTCTTTGATGTGTATATCAAATCGGCTAGTGATATTAAAGAATGGGATATATCTGATTCCCAAGTAATACGCTCGCCAGATATTCAAGGTTATAAGCTTGAAGTAAATTTAGATAATCCAAGAATCACCGGCGAAATAACTATTGCTAGAAGGCCATTAGGACAGGATGAGAAGGGAATAGCAATAATGGTAGGTAATCACGTGGTTTTGAGGAGCACATTTGGATTTGACAACAAGTTAAGCCGAGTTACAGGATATGTAAAATGCGACCAACTTACATCTAGGTTTGCGGATAAATCCGCATTGATTGAGAATGATGTCTATAACAATTTCAATCAAAAGGTAAAAACCTTCATAATTGATCAAGTACTTCCAAGCCTAACAGAATATGAAGACGTCCTCATCACAAGGGAAGAATCAAAGATTTATAAGGAAATAGATAAAGTCATGGGTCAAGCTGTTTTGGAAACCCTTGAACCAGTAGAAGAGATTGAAGGATTTGAATCAGTCGAGGTTTCAGCTCCGGCCGACGAGAACAGAATAGATGACTCAACTCACCCAAATGATAATCTCCCAGCCAATACATATTCAGTACATGGTCAGGAAAATAATAGAAACGATAATGTATCTTTTACCTCAACAGAGCTGGATAAGAACTATGATTTAGACATTCGAGATGACAGAAATGAGCTAAATTCTGATTCAACTTTTGATGATACGGATACAAAGAAAGATTCCAAAACCTCTTCGTCAGACAATTATATCGACAATAGTGACAAAATTTTAAACAATTCTGAAATCCCGAATTCACCAAATGAATTTGCCCGCAACGATTCTATCAATAGAGATGGTGCTTTTTTAACTCAGACTTTAAATAATAATCACAACGACCATCTTTCTAATAACGATAACGGGATGATTAGAAAAACTGTTAGAAAGCCAATTCTCAAAAAAACGTTTACGCTTAAAAAGATAGGATACAAGGTGATCCCCTACGAAGATGAAACAGATCCGAGATATAGTTTTACGAATGAAAATATTGTCTTTGTAAATAAGGCTCATTCCACCTATAAGGTGGAAGCTCAAAGAGGAGATGAATTTCTTTTCAGACATATTACAAATATTGTTGCCGAGGTGGTGGTCGGATCAAAATACCCAGAAGCTAGGGATATTCTAGAAATTCAAAATAAGCTAATATCCGAAGCAATCAAGATTCATGACTACTCGATGTTGAAAAAGTAG
- a CDS encoding MFS transporter — translation MKNTKTKDTEKIHESTWITLAILGSTILITMYGETMLLPAISDIISDFDISYSTSSWILTAYLISGAVMTPIAGKLSDVYGRKKMVLVIFIIYIVGIAIGGMSTNIYTLILARIIQGIGISMFPIAFGIIRDQFPMSKIAIGVGIFSSMFAAGSVVGIAIGGTIVQNFGWQATFFTIIPVAIILWIIIKKLIKNDDTSDTDDEVEQNSNFNLPEKENVQLDHNIIRGKKTRHHIDIKGAMSLAFSISAFLLTLTYFANINGESNNITSFDGIVMVSLIALTICSMIAFVIIERKAKDPLIPLGLISDKILLPSNILLLIFGITMFMIYQTIPILVTSPIPFGFGGDALDSAMVQLPFMIIFLIFAPSSGFIVSKIGNFKPIIVGSVLTTIGFASLFVFHVNEFVIAINLIIISAGLSLTQVGAFNITLQHTPRQYSGVSIGISVVLVLMGSSIGPVIASTFMQAYQEPVNGIDGQSFPSQLSYNLIFITATIISIVSFPCMILLKRRTNQLIPKRV, via the coding sequence ATGAAAAATACAAAAACAAAAGACACGGAGAAGATTCACGAATCCACCTGGATAACATTAGCGATATTGGGATCGACAATTTTAATCACGATGTATGGAGAAACCATGCTATTACCAGCTATAAGTGATATAATTAGCGATTTTGATATTTCATATAGTACCTCGTCATGGATTCTTACGGCCTACTTAATTTCAGGAGCAGTCATGACACCTATTGCAGGAAAATTATCAGACGTATACGGTAGAAAGAAAATGGTGCTTGTGATTTTCATTATCTACATTGTCGGGATCGCCATTGGAGGAATGTCAACTAATATTTACACTTTAATTCTGGCTAGAATCATTCAAGGGATAGGCATTTCTATGTTTCCCATCGCATTTGGCATCATAAGAGACCAATTTCCGATGTCCAAGATTGCAATCGGTGTAGGAATCTTCAGTTCGATGTTTGCCGCAGGATCAGTAGTTGGAATAGCCATAGGTGGGACAATAGTCCAAAATTTTGGATGGCAAGCTACATTTTTCACCATAATACCGGTGGCAATAATACTTTGGATTATAATAAAGAAGCTAATAAAGAATGATGACACATCAGATACCGACGACGAAGTTGAACAAAATTCAAATTTCAACCTACCCGAAAAGGAAAACGTACAATTAGATCATAATATCATTAGAGGCAAGAAAACCAGACATCATATTGATATTAAAGGAGCAATGTCATTAGCTTTTTCAATTTCAGCATTCTTATTAACTTTAACTTATTTTGCCAACATAAATGGCGAATCCAATAATATTACATCATTTGATGGCATCGTCATGGTTTCACTCATTGCACTGACAATTTGCTCCATGATAGCATTTGTAATCATTGAGAGAAAAGCAAAGGATCCTTTAATACCTCTCGGATTAATCTCAGATAAGATTTTGCTTCCCTCGAATATTCTCCTCTTAATTTTTGGAATAACAATGTTCATGATTTATCAAACCATACCAATTTTGGTAACTAGCCCAATACCATTTGGATTCGGTGGTGATGCATTAGATAGTGCAATGGTACAATTGCCGTTCATGATAATTTTCCTAATATTTGCGCCATCCTCAGGATTTATAGTATCAAAAATAGGCAATTTTAAGCCAATTATTGTAGGGAGTGTTTTGACTACAATTGGTTTTGCTAGTTTATTTGTGTTTCATGTTAATGAATTTGTAATTGCAATAAATTTGATAATAATCTCAGCAGGATTGTCATTGACACAAGTAGGAGCTTTCAATATCACATTACAACATACACCCCGTCAGTATAGCGGAGTCTCAATAGGAATATCAGTGGTATTAGTATTAATGGGTAGTTCCATAGGTCCAGTAATTGCCTCAACATTTATGCAAGCTTATCAGGAGCCAGTTAACGGTATTGATGGACAATCATTTCCTTCACAGTTATCTTATAACCTCATCTTTATCACTGCAACAATAATCTCTATTGTATCGTTCCCCTGTATGATACTATTGAAAAGAAGAACAAATCAATTAATCCCTAAAAGAGTTTGA
- a CDS encoding gamma carbonic anhydrase family protein yields the protein MSLLPFKNKVPKINSDCFIASNSVIIGDVEIGSRTSVWFGTVLRGDVFHIKVGFNTNIQDNSVVHVTTNKYPTIIGNNVTIGHSVTLHGCSINDNSLVGIGSIVMDECELGEWSIIAAGSVVKPNTKIPSGKLWGGLPAKEIRDINDKEREWIKELSNNYLELSKQYLSI from the coding sequence GTGTCCTTATTACCTTTTAAAAATAAAGTTCCAAAAATAAATTCCGATTGTTTTATTGCGTCGAATTCTGTTATTATTGGTGACGTAGAAATAGGCTCTCGTACATCGGTTTGGTTCGGTACTGTTCTTAGAGGGGATGTATTTCACATTAAGGTTGGTTTTAATACCAATATACAAGATAATAGTGTTGTACATGTTACCACTAATAAATACCCTACCATCATTGGCAACAATGTTACTATTGGTCATTCAGTGACACTTCATGGTTGTTCAATAAATGATAATTCGCTGGTTGGGATTGGTTCTATTGTCATGGATGAGTGCGAGCTTGGAGAGTGGTCAATAATAGCTGCAGGATCGGTGGTTAAACCAAATACTAAAATTCCATCCGGAAAACTTTGGGGAGGATTGCCCGCGAAGGAAATCCGTGATATAAATGACAAGGAACGAGAATGGATAAAAGAGCTATCAAATAATTACTTAGAATTATCAAAACAGTATTTGAGTATTTAA
- a CDS encoding NAD(P)-binding domain-containing protein: MIPLRRENDNALDDMRLETQEQYKYPDSIPSPSNTFTSNKLNDQRFNALKNEKVVIIGLGQLGLPVAKYVKEHGFDTYGYDINQKTMQSAESKYGIKQATNFGDFDVLIICVSTHRPDDMFTPQVDGLMSVVEKISREAKAGALISIESTIPKGTSKKVFEKVDHKFHVVHAPHRWYALEEEVHGVNQLRIVGGVSNCCLQHGLNFYDGREVISQTTATASGIKSLSIPMHPVSSVEVAELTKIVENAHRYLQIAFAEELYLYCKSNSISFSELRESLNTKWNVEVLEPRDGIGGHCLPKDTKMFINSSNTIKSKILQAAVEIDEDYREYRSKLEKEVKIPAV, translated from the coding sequence ATGATTCCGTTAAGGAGGGAAAATGATAACGCTTTAGACGATATGCGTCTGGAGACACAAGAACAGTATAAATATCCAGATAGTATTCCTAGTCCCAGTAATACATTTACTTCTAATAAATTAAATGATCAAAGGTTTAACGCCCTTAAAAATGAGAAGGTGGTGATCATAGGACTAGGCCAGCTGGGTCTTCCAGTTGCAAAATATGTTAAAGAACATGGTTTTGATACTTATGGATATGATATAAATCAAAAAACCATGCAATCAGCTGAATCCAAGTACGGAATAAAACAAGCAACAAACTTTGGAGATTTTGACGTATTAATTATCTGTGTATCTACACATAGACCAGATGATATGTTTACACCACAAGTAGATGGTTTGATGTCTGTTGTTGAAAAAATATCTAGAGAAGCTAAAGCAGGTGCACTAATATCAATTGAAAGTACAATACCAAAAGGTACATCAAAAAAAGTATTTGAAAAAGTAGATCACAAATTTCACGTTGTACATGCACCACATAGATGGTATGCATTAGAAGAAGAAGTTCACGGTGTTAATCAACTTCGCATTGTAGGAGGTGTAAGCAACTGCTGTTTACAGCACGGTCTTAACTTTTATGATGGACGAGAGGTAATATCCCAAACAACAGCAACAGCATCTGGAATAAAAAGTCTATCAATTCCAATGCATCCAGTATCGTCAGTTGAAGTAGCAGAACTGACAAAAATAGTAGAAAATGCTCATAGATATCTCCAAATAGCATTTGCAGAAGAGCTTTACCTCTATTGCAAATCTAACAGCATTAGTTTTTCAGAATTACGTGAATCACTCAATACAAAATGGAATGTAGAAGTACTAGAACCAAGAGATGGAATAGGAGGTCACTGCCTTCCCAAAGACACAAAGATGTTTATCAATTCATCTAATACAATAAAAAGCAAGATACTTCAAGCAGCAGTAGAGATTGATGAAGATTATAGAGAATATAGAAGCAAATTAGAGAAAGAAGTTAAAATTCCAGCCGTATAA
- a CDS encoding helix-hairpin-helix domain-containing protein, with the protein MKLTNAEISDILRKISFLLELEMDNDDNKTNLNFKNRAYIRAADQIDNLPLSIESLYRERGINGLLQIPSIGKAISSKIEEYIKTGKIEYYEILKSKYPIKIDDFLSLEGIGPKTLRVIIDRLPVRNLSDLERAAKEGKLNEITGISKKKEEKILKRIELHNIGKKRHLLGDIYPLVKQIEEYLKNMESASMVTAVGSFRRMKETIGDIDFLVVSDNPDSIINSFVNMPEVKEILSKGGTKAFINFNNGLDSDLLVVPKESYGAALQYFTGSKEHGIALRRLAQSKELRLNEWGLFDIKSDQKISGESEEHLYNALGLEWIPPEMRENKGEIEMARKGSKEWQEKMKRLLKYGDIKGDLQVHSNNTDGKMSIEEMAYFAMTNFDLDYIAITDHTKSLRIARGLDEQQLLDQAHKIQEFNDSIKNGTFFVDLNESNEEKPLGRKTSRNDKERRRSERNLRDFRILSSAEVNILSDGSLDIPNNILDKLDIVGAAIHTNFSQPIEVQTSRLIKAAQNPSVDIIFHPTGRIINKREGHPVDIPKLMTIAKETNTILEIDSHYNRLDLRDEYIRTAVQNDVKLVIDSDAHHPFHYAFLEFGIGQARRGWAKRDDILNTLPVKELLEKLK; encoded by the coding sequence GTGAAACTTACAAATGCTGAGATTTCTGACATACTGCGTAAGATTTCATTTCTACTGGAGTTGGAAATGGATAATGATGATAACAAAACTAATTTAAATTTCAAAAATAGAGCATATATTAGAGCAGCTGATCAAATTGATAATCTTCCTTTAAGTATTGAATCTCTGTATAGAGAAAGAGGGATTAATGGATTATTGCAGATTCCTTCTATAGGTAAAGCGATCTCCTCAAAAATAGAAGAATATATCAAAACAGGCAAGATTGAATATTACGAAATACTAAAATCGAAATACCCAATAAAGATAGATGATTTCTTAAGTCTAGAAGGAATAGGTCCAAAAACTCTGAGAGTAATAATTGATAGGCTACCCGTGAGAAATCTCAGTGATTTAGAAAGGGCTGCTAAGGAAGGGAAGTTGAACGAGATTACAGGAATTTCTAAAAAAAAGGAAGAAAAAATACTCAAGAGAATCGAATTACATAACATAGGCAAAAAAAGGCATTTACTTGGAGATATTTATCCATTAGTGAAGCAAATAGAAGAATATTTAAAAAATATGGAAAGCGCATCTATGGTAACAGCAGTAGGATCCTTCAGAAGAATGAAAGAGACCATTGGCGATATCGATTTTCTAGTAGTTTCAGACAATCCAGATAGCATAATTAATTCATTCGTAAATATGCCCGAAGTTAAAGAAATTCTAAGCAAGGGCGGTACTAAGGCATTCATTAATTTTAATAATGGATTAGATTCCGATTTATTGGTCGTTCCTAAAGAAAGTTATGGAGCAGCATTACAATATTTTACCGGAAGTAAGGAACATGGAATAGCATTGCGAAGATTGGCACAATCCAAGGAACTCCGCTTGAATGAATGGGGATTATTTGATATTAAATCCGATCAAAAAATATCAGGGGAATCAGAAGAACACTTGTATAATGCATTAGGGTTGGAATGGATCCCTCCAGAAATGAGGGAAAACAAAGGAGAAATCGAGATGGCAAGGAAAGGGTCGAAGGAATGGCAGGAAAAAATGAAAAGATTGTTAAAGTATGGTGATATAAAAGGAGATCTACAAGTACATTCAAACAATACAGACGGTAAAATGTCTATAGAAGAAATGGCATATTTTGCAATGACAAATTTTGACCTTGACTATATAGCCATAACAGATCATACAAAAAGCCTAAGAATCGCTAGAGGATTAGATGAACAACAACTGCTAGACCAAGCACACAAGATTCAAGAATTTAATGATTCAATAAAAAACGGTACTTTCTTTGTGGATCTAAATGAATCTAATGAAGAAAAACCGTTAGGAAGGAAAACAAGCCGCAACGACAAGGAGAGGAGAAGAAGTGAAAGGAATTTGAGGGACTTTAGAATACTATCTTCAGCAGAAGTAAACATTCTTAGCGACGGTTCTTTAGACATTCCAAACAACATTTTGGATAAATTGGATATAGTAGGCGCTGCAATTCATACTAATTTTTCTCAACCAATAGAAGTACAAACAAGTAGGTTAATTAAAGCAGCCCAAAATCCGAGTGTAGATATTATCTTTCATCCAACGGGTAGAATCATTAATAAAAGAGAGGGCCATCCTGTTGATATTCCGAAATTAATGACAATTGCAAAAGAAACTAACACAATTCTGGAAATTGATTCTCACTATAACAGACTAGATTTACGGGATGAATATATAAGAACAGCAGTACAAAATGATGTAAAATTAGTTATTGATTCGGATGCTCATCACCCCTTTCATTATGCATTTTTGGAATTTGGGATAGGACAAGCAAGAAGAGGGTGGGCAAAAAGAGATGATATCCTGAATACGTTACCCGTAAAAGAATTACTCGAAAAATTGAAATAA